The Spirochaeta cellobiosiphila DSM 17781 genome contains the following window.
ATGCCTTCGGTGTACCGCAAAATTCTGGAGGAAGCCCTTAGGGCTATCGATCATCATGAAGAAAATCATACTTAGTTTAATTATAGTTCTCTGCCACTTTAGTCTCTGGTCCAATGACTTTTATTTGGAGCAAGGACATTTATATAAACAAACAGAGGCCGGGGGAACCCTTGTTACAACCCTCCCCCAAAGACAGATCTATCCCTTTAACGGGACAGAGCCTATTCTCCTAACCTCCTTGGCTCAGGTGGATGCTAATACTATCTATGTGACAAGTCCCTTTAGGATCTATAAGAGTATCGATGCTGGTCAATCCTGGACAAGTATCGTTTATCGCTCCCAATTCGGACGATGGGCTTACTTAACGGCTATTGCAATAGACAGTCAGAACCGTATTGCTATAGGAACCAGTTTTCATGGTTTGTATTTATCTGATGCCGCTCAAAAGAAATGGACTGATCATTCTGAACATGTTCCAGGGTTAAGTTCCGGGGCTGGTTATTTTGATGATATAGACAGTCTTGTCTTTGATGGACAGGACAATCTGTATATGACAGTCCGACTAGGATCCGAGTTATATAAATACAATGTGACAAGCTTTCAATTTGACAAGTTAAAGTATACGCTGAATGAACAAATCAGAGGGCTCTCCTGGAAAGAGGGACTTCGCTTTGACACGGATTGGGGCCATTACGGATATGCTGACGGTGAGGCTACTAAGCTTACGGCCTGGGATAAAGGTCTAACACTGACAGCAGAGGAAAAGGCCAGACGTGCCTTAGCCAATGACAAGGCAGGGCTTTATCTATCTGCATGGCAGGCTAGTGCCCATTTAGATGAACATATTGCCTTTGCCAAATCCCATGGACTTAATGCTATCGTCATTGACTTCAAAGATGACCTCGGACGTGTCACTTATAATTCCAAGCTGCCTATGGTCAAGGATACGAAAGCGCTCTATTCCCTCCTGGACATTGATACCATAGTGGCTAAGACAAAAGCAGCGGGACTGTATTTGATAGGAAGAGTGGTGGTCTTCAAGGATCCTAAGCTCTATGCCTATGATAATAATAAATACGCCCTCTGGGATGAGACCCGTAAAGCCCCCTGGGGCCACTTCATCAAGGTCAAAGATGAGGAAACGGGAGAAGATAAGTTAGAACAGCGGGAGTTCTGGGTTGATGAATATTCTGAAGAAGTCTGGGACTACAACATCGCCATAGCCAAGGAGATGGAAGCTGCCGGAGTTAGTGAGATACAGTTTGACTACATACGTTTTCCCTCAGAAGGGCCTACCCAGAACATAACATTCCGCTATCAGAAGAGTAATATGGATTATATGGATGCCCTGGAATCCTTCCTTAAAAAGAGCCGGGAAAATATATCCATTCCTATTGGAACAGATGTCTTTGGATTTAATGGTTGGTATGTCATGGATTATCTAGGCCAGAATATCCAGCGCATCAGTTCCTATGTAGACGTTATCAGTCCTATGACTTATCCCAGTCACTTTAATGGCGCCTTTATGAGAGGAGAGGAAAGTTACAATGAATGGGGAGAAAAACTCTACTTCACAGGAGTAACACGGGCCAAGAGAATCGTGAACAACAAAGCCCTCATTCGTCCTTATGTCCAATCCTTTCTGATCTATAAAGAACTTAAAATGGAAGAACCTGAGTATACGGATTATTTATACAAACAATTAACTGGTAATAAGAAGGCCGGTGCAGGAGGATTCCTCTTATGGAATGCTTCCGGCCGCTATTATATGGTCAAGAAAGATCTGAGTGAATATCACTCCCAGACTAAGTAAGATAATAAGAGGAGAGTAGTTCCAAAGATTCCATAATAGGGCTAGTCTCCTCGTTGTAGGTGAGAAGCATTCCTTTGGTGAGTGCTTCCTGAACACCCTGTTCATCATGGGATACATAACCTAAATAGGTAACATCACTGTCCTGTCCCAATATATCCTGATAGGCGATCACATCTGCCTTTTGGGTATATCCATTAACCAGATAAGTCATATCCCCTTTTGTTGTCATTCTACGATAGTGTTCAATAAAGCGGGATAGATAGGCAAAATCCCCCGGGCTACCTACATAGGTGATTATATCTCTCTTGTTCCAGGTAAAGGAAGAAGACACAAAAGCCAGGGCAGGAATATCCCAGACAATATAATCATAAAGTCCAGAACACTCTGATTTGATATCATCTAGCTTATTATAAAAAGCTGTTAAGTCGAATTTGTTCTTCTTAATAGGATGAAGATTGGTCAGAACATCTACCCCTCCCAAACCTTTTTGTATGAGTTGGCTTAGGCTCTTACCCTCGGTCAGATAAGCTTCTGCGGGGTAGTTTTCATTAATATGATAATACAAAGCCTGGGTTGGATTCAGAGGGTCCCCATCAACAACCAGAACCTTCTTATTGTGTTGATACAGGACAATGGCCAGATGAGCCGCAATTAAGGAACAGCCTGAACCTCCCCTCATAGACGTTATGTAAATGTTATGTGCTTTCATTTAATCCTAATCAGCAAACTATAACCAATGAGGCAGAAGTTGTAGACAAAATCTTCAACAGGGATAGTTAGTACCCGCAGTCCCAGATAATGCCCTTCACCGTAATTAACTACTGGCAAACCTGTTAAGATTCCATTGGTTATAACAAAGGCTACTGTAATAGCCCCACAATATACGATTGACCTTGTGTCAACAAGAGGGTAGGGGTAGTAAAAATACAAAAGCAAAGGAAGGGGAATTGCCACTATACAAACGGTGCGTGTGTACTCATACTGCCAGAAGACAATAGCCGCCACAGCAAAGAGAAGCATAACAATAACTGTTACTACGATAGATTTGGATTTCTTCCTGTTATGTGTTTTAGGGAAGAAATAATTAACAATCTCCCAGAGGAACATACAGCTATAAGGGACAGATATAAAAAAGAGAATCTCTCCTAAGGGTAGATTCCCAATCTTAACACCTGTATAGCGGGGATTGAAGCTCCAATGCCCCTGATGAGTCGCCCACATATCCCAAACAATAAAGAACACACTAACCGTTAGATATATCAATCCCATTTTGGGCCATACCTTATAAAAACTCACTCTTTTATCAAAAGAAAAGATGAGTGTGGAACCCAATATGATAATGTTGAGAATGATATATAAGCTCATTAATGCCTCCTGAATAATAAGATAATACTATTTTTGAGAATTTGTAGGATAATCCTTCCCTTGGAAGGTTTGATCTTACCCTTATAAAGAAGGTAGGGATGCTTCACCATACGCCTTGCTGTCCAGTTATACATATCCGATGCTGTTTTGATAGGAACAAGATAGCGATAGGGGATATAGTGGTAGCCCGATTCCGCTTCTGCCTGCCACTTATTATACCGATCTATCTCCTTAACCAGAAAGTCCTCCCATTCCTTAGGATGCTCCTTCGTATGTTCTTCCTCAAAGCTATTAAGCCCTTCTTCGGGAAGAGGAATATAGCGTCTGCCTAAATCAATATCTTCTGCAATATCCCTTATGAAGTTGATATACTGCATAGAACGACCCTGCATCTGGGCGGCATGATAACTAGCCTCTTCCAAACCTAAAAGCTTGGACATGTATAAACCGATAACCTCGGCAGATCCATAGATATATTCTAAGGTCTCATCGATGGTATTGTACTCTGTCTTTGTTAAGTCCATTCTCATAGACTTAAGAAAACCTTCTGTCCATCGGGGAGGGATCTCTTCCTGTTTACAAAGTTCTACAAAGTCATCGATAATCGGATTGCCTGAAGGTTTTCCCTCCATCGCCTGATTATAAGCCTGACAGAAGTCTTCGAATTCTTGTGCTTGCTGGGGGGTGGCATCTACATAATCGTCAGCTACCCTTACAAAACCATATAATATAAAGACTTTATCCCTTACCTTTGGGGGGAAGAACAGACTGGAATTGAAATAAGTTTTACTTCCCTTCTTAAAAGTCTGTCTATGTAAGTCTTTTGCTTTCATTTTTGATCTCCTGAGCTAGTATCTTGGAGCTGATTAAAGTCATAGGGACTCCCACTCCTGGATGAGTGTACTGTCCATTATACCACAGATTCCTGACTTTTTTACTCTTATGTCCTGGTCGGAAGACTGCGGTTTGAAACAGGGTATGGGCTAAACCCAGAGCGGTTCCTTTATAAGCATTATAATCCTCTGTAAAATCCCTATGGCTATAGAGACGTTTGACAATAATACTATCTTTGATGGTTTGTCCTGTCCGCTGTTCCACATGGGCCAGGGCTTTATCAAAGTAGGCTTCTCTTTGACTATCATCCATCCCGGGAGCTACAGGAAAGAGGAGAAAAAGATTGTCTCCCTCCGAAGGAGCCATTTCAGGATCTGTTTTACTGATCACACTCAAGTAAAAGCAGGGATTATCAGGCCATGTCTTAGTCTTGAATATAGTATCAAAATGGGCATCCCAGTCTTCACTGAAGTAAAGGTTATGATGTTCCAGTTCGGGAAACTTCTTATTAGTTCCAATGTAGGCAAGGAGCATAGAAGGGGCCATGGTCTTCTTCTTCCAATACTTGGAAGGGTAGGTTTGATGAGAGGGAGGAAGAAGTTCTGTTTCCCCATGATGATAATCTCCGGTCATGATCACCAGATCCGCTGGATATTCTTTATTCCTTGTGACTACCGAACGAATACGCTTTCCCTCCATCTTATAGGAAGTGACTTCCTGATTCACATGAATGCTTACTCCCTTTTCCATACAGACACGGGCTAAGCCTTTGGCTACGGCATGCATTCCGCCCTTGGGGAAATAAACCCCCAGATTTAAGTCCACATGGCTCATTAAACTATAGAGCGCAGGAGCATTCTTAGGACTGTTCCCGAGAAAAACCATAGCATATTCTAATATCTGTTTGGCTCGGATATCTTTAAAGTACTTGGATACAAATTTATCAAGAGGTGAGAATATGTCCAACTTCAGACCTTCTGTCATCATCTTTCTGTTAAAAAACTGGCCGATATGTTTATAGTCCTTATAAAGAAACTCTGACATGGCCACATTGTATTTATAGGCTGCTTTATCAAGATAGTCTTTGAGCTTTTTGTCACCCTGGTCCTCCAGGGAGCGAAAGACTTCTAAGGTATTTTCAAAATCACTGGATATAGTCAGGGGAGGATGGTTTTCAAAAAACACCTTATAATAAGTGTCCAATTCTACCAGTTCATAGTAATCTTCCCTATTGAGATTAAGGTCCTTAAATAACTCGTCGAATACCTCGGGCATCAAATACCAGGAAGGACCCATATCGAAGGTAAATCCCTCTGTCTTCCATTCCCGGGCCCGGCCACCGAGGGATTCGTTTTTTTCCAGTATTGTTACTTTGTTACCCTCAGCGGCTAGACGAGCTGCACAACTAAGACCTGCAAAACCAGCACCGATAACAATAATATCCATGAAAACACTCCTTCAAGCTATAATCTATATAGAGTGTGATTCCAAATAGGTAATTTGGCAATATAGATTTGATACGACCTTTACAAAAGAGGTAAAATGCAGTAAAAATGCTATTCTTATATAGATGAGGGAGGGATATGGAGCAGGATAATTTCATTGGCAATGGAAAACACTTAAAGGTGCTCTTAGACTGTATCGAAAAAAGTGATGTCAGTATATGGAATTCATTTGTCCGTAAGCAGGGCCCTTACTTTAAGGCTGACCTCAAAGGATTAATCCTGGAAGCAGAAGCTCTGGCTAAGATTAACTTGCGTTTTGCTCGTCTTCAAGGGGCTTTTTTCAAGCAGTGTGATCTGACAGGTGCTAATTTTTCCGGTTCTGATATCACAGATGCCACCTTTAACAGTTGTAATCTATCAGGGGCTAACTTTGGGGGAGTCAATATCAAAGCCGCTTCTTTTGAGGATACCGAACTAAGGGGTATTGTCTTAGGTCGGAAGGTTAAAGTCAAAGCTATTCCCAAGACAAAGATTCCCGATGATCTTGATAAAGACGATCCCCTATGGCGTAAGCTTAAGCAATTAGAAATGCAGGAAAGTGCAGTAGCCTATAACAAAGAAGTTCAAAGAGAAGCCGCCAAGAAGAAGCAGGAAGAGGATGCTCATAAGCTTCAGAAGGATTCCCGATTATTTGAACTGGATGAGGAACCGGACAATGAGTAATACCCATCGATTTGAACAGCAGCTCAAGCAGTTGAAGAAACGATTATTTCAAGAAAATCTGACGAACATAACTGATGAAGTAGGGGTTATCTTCAAGGATAGTCTTAAACGTTATCCAGAGGATTTTGTAAAAGAGATCTATCTACACTTTAGACCTTCCCTGTTGATAGCAGAAGGGGAAGCTAACTGGGATAAGTATTTTGATTTAACAGCCAAACTTATGGATGTGATCGATCTTCTTAATGAAGAATACTCTCCAGAATCCAGTCTTCTGGAAGATTCCTTCTGGCAGTTCTTAGGGGCTATTATTAATGATTTTGCTGAGGACCTTGATTTGGACACTCTTCAGTTTATTATGAAGATACTAGTCGATAAGAAAGCTTTTTAATTATTTATGTCTGTCAATGCGGGGGATCATATACGTGCTGAGGGGCTTTGTTAAGGGGTATTCCCTAAGCTCTTCATATATGGCTCTCGCTTCTGACCAGTTCTGGTTGTGGTAAGCATCGTATACTTTCCAGCATAAATGATGAATCGCCTTTTTGTGGGGAGATAAGTTCTCCGCATAACCTTCCCCCAATAACCAGTACAGGGTTATCTTTTCAGTCTTATTATAACGAATATCATCAATAGGAACAAAGGCAAAATGGTCACGTCCCTTTAGATAGGTATCTTCAGAAACGAGGATGTCTGTTCCATAGTATTTGTTTAAACCTTCTAAACGGCTGGCAATATTCACCGAATGACCTAGTACTGTATAATTCATCCTATCACGGGAACCTACGTTACCCACCATTACAGGTCCCGTATGAATCCCGATACGTGTATCCATAATGGGTTTAACTTCCCCTAACCAGCGAGAGTTCAGTGTATGAATCAATTCCTGAAGAGCCAGGGAGGCTTTCAAAGCATTAAAGACATGATTCTCCTGAGGTAGCGGGGCTCCCCAGAAGGCCATGATTGTATCCCCAATGTATTTGTCTATGGTCCCTTCATGGTTCATGATGATCTGGGAGGTTTGTTCCATGTAATCTGATAGATGGAGAAAGAGACTTTCCGGGGTCAATGATTCACTCGCCTTGGTAAAGCCATTAATAGAGGAAAAGAATAGGGTGAGTTCCTGACGTTCTCCTCCCAATCGGGCTTCTTTCTTTGTTTGTATTAATTGACGCACAATATCTGAAGGAACGTATTTGCCGAAGGCTGTTAATCCTTTGGTCATAGAGAGTATAGACTGATTGAGGATATGCACTTCTTTAAAAGGACTTTCAATAGAGCGCACACGTTCAAGATGAAAACCTTTGATGTGTTCCGTCTCCTTAGCCAGTAGGATAATGGGTTTGGAGATTTTCTTACTTAGGTAAGATAGAAACAACAAACTGATAAAAAGAAGGCAGAAGCTTATTCCCAGGTTGAGATAAAGGGTCGATTTAATAGGCCCCAGAACATCAGCTGTGGGAATCACAATCAAGATGTTCCAATTGAATCCTAAAGAGGACGGTAAACTTGATTTGATTGTGTAATAAGTCAGATTATCGCTTTTAAAATATAAGAGCTGATCATCCTTCTCCTGGGATGCTTTGTACGCATTGACCAGTGTCTTGTCTTCCAATGCATCCAGGGTATAAGCGGAAAAATCCTCTTTATCACCTGTATAGAGCAAACTTGTCTGATTAGAAGCGATGATTTGTCGGGAAGGTGTTGTTAATACGATTTGTGTTCCCTCTGTTAAGCTCATCTGTTGAAGAAAATGTCCTAAATCACTGAGAGTGATATCCGCTCCTAAGACAAGATTTTTATCATTTCTTAAGGTGACGGGCATACTGGCTGTAACACCGGGCTTTCTATTCGAACTAAATACGTATAGGTCTGACCAGGAGAGTTTATTGAAGGTGAGAGCTTTCACATACCAGGGACGATTTCTGGGATCATAAGCACCATCCCTATCAAGTTCCTTAATGGTTACGTAATCATCATCCTTGAATTCCCAGGTCTCCTCGACTGTTCCCTTTGAGCGCAGAATATGTCTGATAGCACGTCCCGGTTCTTGTCGTGCCTGGATGAAATTCCCATCTTTATCTGCTATGTACAGGGTATAGATTTGCTGATTCGATTTGACCAGCTCCCACATTGTGCGCAAGGTCGTCTCAGAGTCGAGATATTCAGGATCCCCTTCCAGGATGCCGCCTAATATGGCCACACTGGAAGTGGCTGGTTCCAGGAAGGATATGGTCTTTTCTTTAATACGATTGGAAGCGGAATTAACGATGATCTTGGCTAGTTTTAAACTGGACTGTTTTGTTTTTATATAGAAGAGAGTTATAATGCTTAGGCTTGTCACCAACAATAAAGGCAGAAACAGTTCTAATATACCTACTCTAAAGGCCTTATGTTTTTTCATAATGAAAACATCATAGCCTTTTTATCCTTGTAAAGCCAATAATAATGTTCAAAAGTTTAAATATGGACGAGGATAAGCGTCAATACAAGCGATACGAGTACTATCAGGAGGTCATTGTTAGTACTCATCAGGGAGATAGCCATATGGCTGTGTTTAAGAATCTAAGTCCGGGAGGGGCTTTACTCGTATCTCCTAAGTCTATCGGCCCTTTTCAGAACATATCTTTTACCTTTGATCCGGAGGATGGCTTTACCTCACCTATTATGGTAAGGGCTCATGTTGTCAGGGAGTATAAGACCTCAGAATTGTATTATTGGGGAGTTGAGTTCACCCATATTCTTCCCCGTGATAGAGGAAGAATACGGGATATGCAGGATCGGATGTCTATCCTATAGGGAGTTTCCAATCTGCTTGATTTCTTCTAGAGCCGTATCGATTTCGCCGGTTCCCAAAGCGGCCTGGCTAATTAGTTCAGACAATTCATGGGTGGAATCAGACTGGGTTGTAAGGGTTTCTTTTATCAGTTTTGACAGGTCGGCTATCTCACTGATGATCTGACGTAAGGACTTAACAGATTCCGTGGTCTTATTCGTACTGGCCTGAACGGTCTGGATCATGTGAGATATATCGGCGGCAGAGTCTGCTGTATTAAAAGCCAGTTTTTTAACTTCCTTGGCTACTACAGAGAAGCCCTTACCTTCATTTCCGGCTCGAGCCGCTTCCACTGAGGCGTTAAAGGACAAGAGTTTTGTATTTTCTGCGATATCTGTAATGATCGCTGTGATCTCATCGATTTTGTCGGCTTCGCTTTTTAATCGGGACACTTCCATATCTGTATCTTTGATGAGTTCCACACTGGTGGAGATGATATTCAGAACATTCTCAACGTTGTCTGCTATCTCTTTGATGCTGTTTACATTACCTGCCATGGCAGTGGAACTGGTTTGCATGTTTTTGTTGATACTGGATGAGTTATGGGATACGACATGGATCTTTTGCTCCATAGCCTCCAGGACTTTCTGAAGCCTTTGCTTTACACCGATATTCTCTTCTACCATATTGATACTGTAGAGGATGCTCGATATTTGTTCCGTTAAAGTGTCATAGAGGATGTTATTGTTTAACTCCACAGCATAAATCATATGACCGAATTTGACTTCTTTCAGAATCAAAGGCTGGATGAGGTATTTGTCCTTATTGGCCCTTCCTATCCATCCTTCAGGATAGAGGGCATTGGTGTTGAGCTTCTGGGGATGGCCATTGCCAAAGAGGGGATACATTTGTTCCCCGAGTACCATATAGGCTTCACTAATCCCTAGTTCCGGGAGGTCCTGGCTCAACTGCTGTCGCAGCATTTTCTCATCAAAAATGGTTTTAAGCCGTGAGTTTACCTTCTGGAGCTGGAATATTTGGTCTTGATGGGTCAGGGCTGCCCGTCTGTTCTCCCTTAGCTCCCCTTCGGAGATAAAGATCTGCCCTTTGGTAATGATAGAATCTATCCAAAGGGCTTTTGATTTATCCAGAAGGATCATATCAATATTATCCCCAATTCCCTTAAGAATGGCCTGGAGGATTTTAATAGGATAATCTTTGGCCAAGAGCCCTTTAATCCCTTCTCTGATATAGCGCATGATCTGATCATAAGCTTGATCCTCTGTGTCCTTCTTAATGGCCGTGATCAGGGAGGGGATCGTCTCCTTAAGATAGGCTTTGAGTTCATTGTTCTTATAACGGGCGGCTACTTGCCTTGTGACCTTGTTTATCAGGTTTTTATCCTCTGAATCAAAGGTCTGTGTAGGAGCTTTTTTCTTGGATTTTGATTTGGTTTCCTCAGTCTTCTCTGCTTTTTTTAGGGAGAAGCTTTGGTTCAGGCAGCCACAGGATTGTCCCAAAGACAAGGTAGCCGGCAGCTTGATGGAATAGGCCACATTACTAGGGCCTTTCATGCTGACAATCTTGTTCATCGCTTCATAGCCCTGCTCATAGAAGGGCATGGCTACAGTTGTTAAAGGAGGGGTGGAGACTTGAGCCTTGAGGGTATTATTGTAACCAATGATCGCTACATCGTCGGGGACGTTGAATCCCCTTTTGATAAGATCATCCATGGCATTAAGGGCAATGTCGTCATTGACACAGACCAGAGCGTCAAAATCCTGACCGACCTTTAGTCCTCTGTTGTTGATGAAATTCTGTAATTCTCGACTACCTCTGGCGGCTTCCCATGATCCGGGAGGAGAAATCATATCTTCATTAATGGCTATCTTGTATCGTTTGAGCGTATCCAGATACCCTTGGTATCTTTCCTGGGAGTATCCGTGATGTTCTGGACCTCTGATATAAAGGATCTTGCTTTTCCCATGTTCCTTAATCAGGTGTTCTACGGCATCACACATACCGGCATAACTATCTGCTGCCAGGGATAATATATCAGGGAGTTTTACCGATAGAGACAATCGGGGCAGGTTGGCAAAGGTCTTGTAGAATGTTTCTCCTTCTTCCTCTTCCGTAGAAGCCCAGGTGATCAGCCCCCCTATATCCTGGGATTTTAGATAATCATAAATATAGGCAGATTCCTGATGTAGTACGCCCCCATTTAATACGAGGATGGGTTGATCCTGTTCTTCGGCGGCTGTTCTCATCCCTCTAAATAGTGCTTCTGGTGTAACACCTGTATAATTACGCATTAGGATAGCTATCGGTTTTTTCTGCATTATTCTTCCTTGGGGTATATATAGATAACTTATTGGAATCGTTTTTTACTGTTCAAGAGGTTTTCTCATTTTTACATTCCTTTTTCCTTACGTCAACAAGACTTTTGTTAACCCAAGAATAATTTGATTTTCATCATTTCCTAACTTTACTCTTCTAAGCTCTCGGAGACAGAGGATATATATCTGGTAGAGATCTTGGAAAACCAGGGCATCCAATACACTCATAAAAGGCTTTCACCATAGGTGGGAGATAGGTGTATTCGGTACCTTGGTTATCCAGGATCTTTTTTTTTGCCATAAAAGGAAGAGTGCACTATGAAGTTTGACTTGGTTGTATCAGATTTGGATGGGACCATCCTTAATAATAAGGTGGCTGATCGCTCCTGGCTGGAGGTGATGAGAGCGGGCGTAAGGCGATTACAGGATAGGAATATCAAATTCACTATCGCCACAGGAAGGCCTGAGATCTCTGCTCTCCCTATCGCCAGAGAGTTAGGGATTGATACACCTATCATTACTTATAATGGGGCTCAGATCATTAATAGGGAAGGGACGGTCCTCTATGAAAATACTTATGACCTTAAGCACTGGGAGCCTTTTCTCTACAACCTGTTAGAACGGGGGGGATCTGTTGTCCTCTATAGGGAAGGGGAAGCCCTTTGCCTGGAACATAGTGATCGTATTAAGCAATACGAAGTAAAAGAAAACATCCCTTGTCGTCGTTGTTCCTGGTCGGATATCAGAAGGCTCAGTACTTATAAGATTCTCCTCTTAGGGGATATGGATCTCTTAAAGTCGGTATGGGCCAAATGCCATCCCGGCCAGGATCAAGAGTATCAGATGTTCCAGTCCGAATCGGATCATCTCGAGATCGTTGGTCAAGGGATCTCTAAGGGAACCGCCCTTGTCTACTTAGCCGAATATCTTCATGTCTCATTGGGCTCCACTATCGCCATTGGTAATCACTACAACGATATGGATATGCTCAAGGCCGCTCAATTAGGAATAGCCGTCGCCAATGCAGAACCGGGATTACAGAGCACCGCGGACTTTGTAACTCGCCATGCCTATGAAGACGGAGTAATAGAAATGATTAATAGATGGGTATTAAAGGAGGAGTTAGAAAATGCGTAAGTTAAGTATTGTCAGTCTGTTCTTGTTCGTTATTATGTCTACTGGCCTATTCGCAGGAGGTAGTCAGGAATCGGGAAAAGTTACGGAGATCGATATGTATTTCCCCGTTGTTGTAGGGGGACCATTAACAAAAGTAATTGAAGAAATGTGTAATGATTTTATGACGCAGAACCCTGATGTAAAGGTTAATCCTATATATGCAGGTAGTTATTTTGATGCCATGGTTAAGGCTCAAACCGCTCAACAAGGGGGAGCTCCTCCTGCGGTAGCGGTCTTGTTATCAACAGAGCTTTTTACTCTCATCGATATGGATGCCATTATCCCCATGGATGATTTTATCAAGAAGGATAACTTCCCTATTGATGATTTCTATTCTGCTTTTATGGAAAATGGTCAAACTCAGGGAAAAACTTGGGGCTTACCTTTCCAACGTTCCACTATCGTTATGTACTACAACAAGGATGCCTTCCGCAAAGCCGGTTTAGATCCTGAAAAGGCTCCTGCTACTTGGGAAGAATTAGTAGAATATGGTCAAAAACTCACTGTCAAAGATGGGAATGGCAACACCACCCAATGGGGTGTAGAGATTCCTTCTACTGGCTACCAATACTGGATGGCTCAAGCCCTTACTATCCAAAGTGGTAAGAACTACATGAACCAACAAGGTAACCAAGTGTACTTCAATGATCCTGCTGCCATAGAAGCTCTTAGCTTCTGGAAAGATATGGGGCAGAAGTATGAGATCATGCCTAAGGGCATCATCGAATGGAAGACTGTTCCTTCTGACTTCCTTCAACAGAGGACGGCTATCATGTACCACTCAACAGGGAACCTTACGAATATGAAAAACAACGCAACATTCGATTTTGGTGTGGCTTTCCTTCCTGCCAACAAGAGCTTCGGTTCTCCTACTGGTGGTGGTAACCTTTATATCTTCAAAGATATCTCTGATGCCCAAAAAGAAGCGGCTTGGAAGCTGGTTAAATTCTTAACTTCCCCTGAGATGACAGCCAAATGGTGTATTGCCACAGGTTATGTCGGAACCAGAGCGAGTGCCTTTGAAACTCCTGCCTTATCAGAATATGTCAAGGGATTCCCCTATGCTGCCGTGGCTCGCGATCAGCTTCAGTATGCTAAGGCTGAGTTGTCTACCCATGAGAATGGTCAAGTGATCAAGATCATTAATGATAACATTCAGTCCGCTCTTACTGGTCAGGCATCCCCTGAAGAGGCGTTGAACAAAGCCCAAAGTCAGACAGAAGAAATTCTAAAATCCTATAAGTAGGGACGGGGATATGTCACCAAGAAATAAAGGGATACTACAGGAGAATCTTAAGGCATGGATCTTTATTCTTCCTTCTTTTGTGTTTGTGTTTTTCTTTACTCTCTATCCCTTAGTGAGGAATCTTAAGTATTCCTTCCTCAGGAAGGATTTGGCTACAAAGGTCCCTTACTTCTATGGTTTAGAGAATTATAATCAAATGATCCATGATCCGGTGTTCTG
Protein-coding sequences here:
- a CDS encoding putative glycoside hydrolase, which gives rise to MKKIILSLIIVLCHFSLWSNDFYLEQGHLYKQTEAGGTLVTTLPQRQIYPFNGTEPILLTSLAQVDANTIYVTSPFRIYKSIDAGQSWTSIVYRSQFGRWAYLTAIAIDSQNRIAIGTSFHGLYLSDAAQKKWTDHSEHVPGLSSGAGYFDDIDSLVFDGQDNLYMTVRLGSELYKYNVTSFQFDKLKYTLNEQIRGLSWKEGLRFDTDWGHYGYADGEATKLTAWDKGLTLTAEEKARRALANDKAGLYLSAWQASAHLDEHIAFAKSHGLNAIVIDFKDDLGRVTYNSKLPMVKDTKALYSLLDIDTIVAKTKAAGLYLIGRVVVFKDPKLYAYDNNKYALWDETRKAPWGHFIKVKDEETGEDKLEQREFWVDEYSEEVWDYNIAIAKEMEAAGVSEIQFDYIRFPSEGPTQNITFRYQKSNMDYMDALESFLKKSRENISIPIGTDVFGFNGWYVMDYLGQNIQRISSYVDVISPMTYPSHFNGAFMRGEESYNEWGEKLYFTGVTRAKRIVNNKALIRPYVQSFLIYKELKMEEPEYTDYLYKQLTGNKKAGAGGFLLWNASGRYYMVKKDLSEYHSQTK
- a CDS encoding tyrosine-protein kinase family protein, translated to MKAHNIYITSMRGGSGCSLIAAHLAIVLYQHNKKVLVVDGDPLNPTQALYYHINENYPAEAYLTEGKSLSQLIQKGLGGVDVLTNLHPIKKNKFDLTAFYNKLDDIKSECSGLYDYIVWDIPALAFVSSSFTWNKRDIITYVGSPGDFAYLSRFIEHYRRMTTKGDMTYLVNGYTQKADVIAYQDILGQDSDVTYLGYVSHDEQGVQEALTKGMLLTYNEETSPIMESLELLSSYYLT
- a CDS encoding lycopene cyclase domain-containing protein — protein: MSLYIILNIIILGSTLIFSFDKRVSFYKVWPKMGLIYLTVSVFFIVWDMWATHQGHWSFNPRYTGVKIGNLPLGEILFFISVPYSCMFLWEIVNYFFPKTHNRKKSKSIVVTVIVMLLFAVAAIVFWQYEYTRTVCIVAIPLPLLLYFYYPYPLVDTRSIVYCGAITVAFVITNGILTGLPVVNYGEGHYLGLRVLTIPVEDFVYNFCLIGYSLLIRIK
- a CDS encoding phytoene/squalene synthase family protein, which codes for MKAKDLHRQTFKKGSKTYFNSSLFFPPKVRDKVFILYGFVRVADDYVDATPQQAQEFEDFCQAYNQAMEGKPSGNPIIDDFVELCKQEEIPPRWTEGFLKSMRMDLTKTEYNTIDETLEYIYGSAEVIGLYMSKLLGLEEASYHAAQMQGRSMQYINFIRDIAEDIDLGRRYIPLPEEGLNSFEEEHTKEHPKEWEDFLVKEIDRYNKWQAEAESGYHYIPYRYLVPIKTASDMYNWTARRMVKHPYLLYKGKIKPSKGRIILQILKNSIILLFRRH
- a CDS encoding phytoene desaturase family protein produces the protein MDIIVIGAGFAGLSCAARLAAEGNKVTILEKNESLGGRAREWKTEGFTFDMGPSWYLMPEVFDELFKDLNLNREDYYELVELDTYYKVFFENHPPLTISSDFENTLEVFRSLEDQGDKKLKDYLDKAAYKYNVAMSEFLYKDYKHIGQFFNRKMMTEGLKLDIFSPLDKFVSKYFKDIRAKQILEYAMVFLGNSPKNAPALYSLMSHVDLNLGVYFPKGGMHAVAKGLARVCMEKGVSIHVNQEVTSYKMEGKRIRSVVTRNKEYPADLVIMTGDYHHGETELLPPSHQTYPSKYWKKKTMAPSMLLAYIGTNKKFPELEHHNLYFSEDWDAHFDTIFKTKTWPDNPCFYLSVISKTDPEMAPSEGDNLFLLFPVAPGMDDSQREAYFDKALAHVEQRTGQTIKDSIIVKRLYSHRDFTEDYNAYKGTALGLAHTLFQTAVFRPGHKSKKVRNLWYNGQYTHPGVGVPMTLISSKILAQEIKNESKRLT